CAACGCGGTGGACGTCGCCGGTCTGCTGCCGGACGGCACCCCGTCCGAGCTGACCGTCAACAAGACCCTGCGCTCCCGGGGCCAGATCCGGGACGTGTCCGGCAAGGCGCTGGAGGACCTGAAGGCGCTGGAGCAGGCCTCGTCCGAGCGGCTCGGCCGTGAGCCGGACCAGCTCGGCCGTGAGTCCGGGCGGCTCGGCCGTGAGGAGGCATCGAAGTGAATCCCGTCAACTACCTCTACCTCGCCGCCCTGCTGTTCACCATCGGCGCGGCGGGCGTGCTCATCCGCAAGAACGCGATCGTCCTGTTCATGTGCGTCGAGCTGATGCTCAACGCCTGCAACCTGGCCTTCGTCACCTTCTCCCGGATGCACGGCAATCTCGACGGCCAGATCATCGCCTTCTTCACGATGGTCGTCGCCGCCGCGGAGGTCGTGGTGGGCCTCGCGATCATCGTGTCGCTGTTCCGGACCCGCCACTCGGCCTCGGTCGACGACGCCAGCCTGATGAAGCTGTAAGGGGCGCACACAGTGGAGAACCTGATCGCGCTGCTCGTCGCGGCGCCCCTGCTCGGAGCGGCGGTGCTGCTCTGCGGCGGCCGCCGG
This is a stretch of genomic DNA from Streptomyces sp. NBC_00536. It encodes these proteins:
- the nuoK gene encoding NADH-quinone oxidoreductase subunit NuoK, whose product is MNPVNYLYLAALLFTIGAAGVLIRKNAIVLFMCVELMLNACNLAFVTFSRMHGNLDGQIIAFFTMVVAAAEVVVGLAIIVSLFRTRHSASVDDASLMKL